The sequence below is a genomic window from Maylandia zebra isolate NMK-2024a linkage group LG18, Mzebra_GT3a, whole genome shotgun sequence.
TATAGTTTTAGAATAATGTATTTGGGTACCTGGTGGAGCAACTCAAAATCCaatgaataaaatgattaaaactgatattacCATAAAATAAAGTTATTGTTGTTGTGTCATTCATTTCTAATCtcctttaaatttaaataactcTTTCCGAAATTGTGTgaccaaagaaaataaacaagtaaATTACTCAGCATATAGAATATTAAACCATTAAAGAGGAGCTGGTCTATTCCTTTGTATATAACTGTTGTCTATTTAGAAAGGAAAAGTAGGAAGTAGCGTGCTCAAAAACATGCATAATGAGCAACAACcatttatgtatacatatatacagtacATGCCATTGTCATGTCTGTATGTCATGCgaaggggttaaaaaaaaaaaaaaagaacagtggaTGCACTAAATTTGCATTCTGTTAAATTCCAGTTGTTGTACTAATAAATAACTAGGATAAAATGGTGTCCTGTTCCTTTCAAACTGTGACGGATGACAAAGTAAGCTTGCAGGTGCCTAAAACTGTGAGCAGAAGAAAACCCCTGCAACAGTTCcactgtattattttatttttttgtccttaACAGCGGCACCGGTTGTTTTCTCAAGGACAATAAAAGAACTgggagtttgttttttgttttgttttttgtttttttaaacttgcttcATATACCTAGATGTgcttaatttaatttttatttccaACAATGACTCAGATACCTTAGCTGTATTATTCTATTGTTCAGTATTGTCCCATATTgttaaaacataattttaattCATGTACATTCTTTGAAGTTTTACATAAATGAATCCTAGTTGATGCACAACACCAAGCAGTAAAACAGGGTTCAGAAACGTGACAAGAAAGTGTCTTGTGCTTTCGTACAATAAGTCTGGTCAGTCATGTCAGCTGGATCTGACAGATTGGACATTTTGTCTCTCAGAATGACAGTAAGTCTGACAGATAAGCAATTTACTGACACCATCCCCCCAGCTTGGAAATACACTGTAGAACTAAATTTCTATAGCATGCAAAACTTTATATGTGAAAGTAAATAAGTTCTGAATGGGATTAtatcaccaacagtgatgagaGGGTCCTTGCGCCTCTGCACAGGTCTGGCCTGGACAAAAAGGTACATGCAAAAgaattaatatattttatacaaactgaaacatataaataatatatgcacacacacacacacacacacatatatttcaCTTTGTTAGAGAATCGATAATGAAAGAGTTTTTCTTTCTAATCAGGTTGGTATAGTTTTTGTTAAGTTAGGAGATCTGAGTTGCACAGCAGTGAAGCATGAGACAATTAAAAGTTATACTTTAGCAAACTGACCTGCTGTGCTGACTCCTCCATAGCTAGTGCTAGCAACAGTTGTGTGCCAGGGTTTTTTAGTAGCTGTTGCTAGTACCACTGTTTACTGCTGCAGCAGCTCTAACAGTTAACATGTTGAttaatttgacacattttgCTGAATCTACttctagtttagttttttctctTAGCTTTTCAGTTCTTTTACATTAAACTCTGCTGTACAAGTGAATAGGCACAGGGAGAGTAGTGGAGGGGCTGTTTGCATTAAGATCTGCTGTGGCAATCCAGGGTCAGTAATGAAGCTGCTGTCTGTGCTTTTAGGGCCGGTGCACAGCAGACCTTTAAGCTTATTCGTAGCCTGTATAATTGTATCACCAtagaaaaattatatatatatatattaggggtgcaacgatacacaaaattcacggttcggtttggttcgatactttggtgtcacggttcgatattttttcgatacaaaaaaaatgttcatgcctttttaatttgtcatttattaaattttcacggcacattccgcaccacatctctgtgcgttcatcatttgtttgaagccagctcacctcctgcaactacttttcTGAGAAtatgtgcttcttttgtggttcggactccttctgacatttctttggaggtggaggaacaccaaagtaattgcttaaaggagcttgcttcttcgacatctttaagagttctaaacaaatgtctgtcctcctcctgaaaatcatatgtatgcaaacacgcgttgcaacttcttatcttgtttatcttttttattttgacagcgaatgcacacctgtggaccacttatgtgcagccctggttatagctcgtcatattgcagccacagaaattcttttgtccatgaaaccataaagctgcactttttctttttgccttatagtctgatttgtcataacttttccgttttgtggtaagcttttctttggctgtcacttcttcaccctgacctagggctgctcaattaatcgaattttaatcacgattacgatctgggctttcaacgatcattaaaaatgactgagccgattattagcccctccctaatttatccgcgacaccttaaaggccggtccgtgaaaatattgtcgggcataaaccgtccgtggcgcaaaaaaggttggagaccgctgattaagaggacccgagggaagctcggaaagctaagcagaagttatttggagagtgactgccgttggttgaaaagagagtttaaaaaaaaaaaacttcagtggtgttgcacactattttatattatttttttaaagtcattgttaaccctttaaagccggtcagagcagcacgctccgttttgcgtaactatttttaaatcactgtagaacctgaaccgtgtaagctagcgcaataatttgttttgcatatgaaaccggaggagttgtacttacatctgatgccatcagcttgtcctcggtcatggtttcgttccacatatagctttgcaaaaattgcataaaaagcgcttgcaggaacaaaaacataatattccagaaacacgctttgccgttcctatcagctgttcataacacttcccacagtgaaatgatgcacatgctgttttctttgcaaatttgcatcataggattgttttttgtttttcctgcagtatataaaaattgctgtatctccaaaataaaactatgaagacactcaaaataaatttcctgtggtgggaaactatttttttgcaactttattgtatttaaagttttgagggataaacctcttaaatttctccaagtagaaatatatgtaaacaaaacaaaagcgattttcaattttttttgtagtttattgcacttttttgcaatttatgtaattactatggacttaatgcatacatattattaaaatatgggctataacagttgtattgatgtatagcaacttgaaatgctcccacaaatggcactacagcatgtaaaaaaaataatataagctctggtggacttggttctatagtaggtcttaaagggttaaataaatatcgtcaaataatcgtgatctcaatttcagtgaaaataatcgtgattatcatttttgccataatcgagcagccctaccctgacctgtcttatttggctcagcagaactaaaatatatatcctgttgcttttacacgcgcactcacataacgctcagcgatcaacctctcacatgtttaagcttgctgcgggagatttcacttgtcatgtttgcatagtaagctaacgattgataagacggtGTCAGACGAATTGGTgtgcaaattatcatcactcaccaatcagtgctgtcgctctctatacacagttcgcgcaattgcaaagtgaaagcaaaaaacaagcgcaaattcaaacgcgatttcaatatgtcacatattgacagtggctcaccgatgccaatgacataattacccagctacatttccgaaagaatgcaaaagcattgacatatatttttccttcctacgatagcccgacaggcagggcagagatagattttggtagcccgactggggctagcgattttgcgagccctgtatctgattgaggaatcactcatctttggaaaagagagtttattacagagaaatgactctttccaaaataaaagctatactatacgcttcttctgggctatattctcagcagcatattaaacatgtcaggtccccataaggagaatcatgtgctaacggctgtctaaatgactcgggtaaagtttgtagcatgcatgcttgttgttattgtctgcttccacttgtctttgcactaggatgatgtcggcgtaaatgtgcagtcatattcgttgtgttcccactagtgctgtcagcgtaaatctcgttgaaatgacgttaacgccacaacacggcaaatctccgttaacgagcgccccgtgcatggggctggacggccaacacgttaacaagctaactgcgctaacacactagctcccacccatgtaattgagcattgcgtggcacatccaacatactgttttactttagtccatgacgcgcttaccttcagggtcatacgtcacatgaaaaccaaaataattccaaacgccagatctgaatgagggtcggggaggttcaatttgccatgttgcaaggagagcttaacttctgtctcgctagcttgcactccgctcttccttctgatgatgctgtctgtgttgagcgctcagcggatctgcgctcgacagtgcagcctaggcggagtagtcgaacgcagattcactgaacactcaacacagacagcatcgtcagaaggaaagttgataaaataaattacaaattttgtattgttcgatacatatgcataccgaaccggaagcactgtatcgaacggttcaatatcgatatgaatatcgttgcacccctaataaatatatatatatatatatatatatatatatatatatatatatatatatatatatgtatatatatatataaatataaaaacacccagcacgcccctgcgggcggtttatccttcaagctcgggtcctctaccagaggcctgggagcttgagggtcctgcgcagtatcttagctgttcccaggactgcgctcttctggacagagatctccgatgttattcccgggatctgctggagccactcgcctagcttgggagtcaccgcacctagtgctccgattaccacggggaccaccgttaccttcaccctccacatcctctcgagctcttctctgagcccttggtatttctccagcttctcgtgttccttcttcctgatattgctgtcattcggaaccgctacatcgatcactacggccgtcttcttctgtttgtctaccaccactatgtccggttggttagccaccaccattttgtccgtctgtatctggaagtcccacaggatcttagctcggtcattctccaccacccttgggggcatctcccattttgaccttggaacttccaggccatattcggcacagatgtttctgtatactataacggccacttggttatggcgttccatgtatgtcttgcctgctagcatcttgcaccctgctgttatgtgctggattgtctcaggggcatctttacacagcctgcacctggggttttgcctggtgtgatagaccccagcgtctatggatcttgtactcagagcttgttcttgtgctgccatgattagtgcctctgtgctgtctttcagtccagctttgtccagccactggtaggatttctggatatcagggGTTAAGTTCATTTAACATTCAAAGTAACCTAAGAATGGGGAAAGAGTACAGAAATATATACCTCAAATGAGAATTGGTTATCTTTCCAAATGCAGCAAGCTGATAAAGTTTGGGTGAATTAAAAAGTAACCAAATATATAaaactgtcacggtctggctggcagaccgtggggatgtggggaaaggaggacccaaaacgcagactctgcgatgcaaacagtgctctttatttacagtgaaaaggcTGTAAAAACAATAACTCCCCGTTGCTCCCTCGAACCCCGTGTGCGTGCTTCCCTCCGATATCTGTGCTCGTGCTCCCCGCTGTTGTGTTTCCGCACCCCCGTGCGTGCTGCCTCTCCGGaccactcctcctcctgtagGGAAACCAGAGACGCAGCCGTCAACACTAACCCTCGGCGGGCATATACGCACAGCACAGACCTACGCTAACACACACTGACTTGGTAAGATAactcaatgatcccgcgtcggtgggagctccaagactctcctaagtagctcccccgacgagccctgatcagcggcaggtgtgtggcttcgggtgtggccagtccctccgcagggccacacccctcaggcctgcaggtggccgagctccatcctccaggcacacccgcagacatacacacccataccTCGCCTAAAcatatgagtgggacacagactagcacagcacagagaaacacacatatgtacacgcacagagaaggagaaacgacaccaaaaatacataataataatacacaggtccatgactgcccagggatcctgggtcgcccagtcccaggaccctgacaaaaacatgtaaaagaaTAGTCAATATAATATGCTACCAATTTTTGTAGTGTCCTAAAAATAATGTCTCATTGAAATTCAGATACAAAACTGTTTTGTCAATAAAGTGTTTTAGTAGCTACTGACAGAACTGAAGCAGTGAAACAAGGCATTGACGGGAAGTTCATAAATAGCACAGCTGTGAGATGGGCCTGgtcctgtgtctctctggaAACACTTCATGGTTTCACTTCTTGAATATAGAAAGCTTGAGACTCaacatcatttttctttttgattaaaTGATGAATGATAAATGAGTAAATGTTAACACTTATAGAAATAATTGGTGCTTCTTTTTTGTCagttcagtttttctcaaaCTGAACATTAAGGCAAAACTCACAAACATGGAAAGAGCAAACCTTCATTGTATCTTATTCTATGACTGGAAACACATATATACTAAAAATGTGTTATTACGTACTATCTGTATATTGAACTACAATCATTGTATCATAAAGAATCCTTTAAGAAAGAATAATTTTGCTTTTGTTGAAAGACAGTCATATGTTTTGACATTATTTTGTGAGAAAATTATGGAAAAAACACATCTATTTGAGTGTGTAGTGAGGTTCGGGGGTGCAAACTGAAGTATGGCAAAAGCAAGCTTGTCTGCTGTTCTGCTCATTTTATTTCTCGTTCTTGTTCTCGATCTGTGAAAAGATGCCACTTCCTTTTACTTGtattacatttctgttttttcgTGCAAGTATTTTTGCTTAACGTGTAAAATGTAAAGGGTGTTACATTCTAAAAATCCCAAAGAAGTCACTGCAAATGAAGCTATTTAACAGTGAATGCACTCTTACATCACCTGTGAGGACTAAACTTCAATATTATATGTTAAAAAGCAGATAGTCTGAAACAATTTCAACCATAATGTTTAtatctttttcatttctatagtTCATGGGGAAAGTTAAAATGCATTACATTTTCATTCTATTGAATTCTAAATGTTTTACTAATAGTTAACTAAGAATAAATTCTAATGTCTTTCATCATATGTTTGGCCCTTCAGATAAAATGGGGACCTGTTCCTTTTAACTGTGACAAAGGAAACTTTGTGGCTAAACCTGTGAGTGGATCTGggagatgtttttgtttgtttttagttttttactcATTACAAGATGTGCCTGATATCTTTGATTGTGATTTTCAACAAAAATGCCTCAAATGTTGAAGCTTTAATTAATGCATTGTTTGTGCATTAAAGCAAAATGTTAATTCATGTGCATTCTTTAATGAAGTTAGGTAAATGAATGCACAAAATCAAGTAATAAAACAGGGTTTGTGCTTACTTTTGCCCTATAAGACTGCAGCCAGTagttgtgaaaaagaaaaaaagtgagacagttcagttcagtttcattTGTTCACAGTTCCACATTTTGGAGTCAAAGAAGTTAGAGATTCAACCATGTCTTTTGTTGTGATGGTGGCACTGCTGTTCTGTTCTGAGATACTCGGTAGGAAACTTTctaattaaatgtaaatatcatgtGTGATTTATGACTTGATCATTTAATACAGACTTGGAGTAGAACTGAGTATACATATGGTTAACCTATATGAATGTGCAATTTGATCAAAGTAGTATGGAAGAAGatatattgtttttataattGTTTACTTCATTGTTTGAAGTCTAAAAGAAGATTTGTCAAGATACACGATGTTGACTAAAATCTGATTTAATAACTCAGGTTGTAAATCTAACATGAAAGTTCACTCAAGTACTGTAAGTGGGCCATAAACACTGACAAGATCTATTCAATAACTAGTCAGTACATTTACCAAATTTGTTATAAATGGAGTCTTaaataaagaaatttaaaaGCAATGTGTTGTTTTCCTAAACTACATGACAATGAAGATGGAAGTTCTTAAAATACTGTTAAATTCTTTGTATGAATTCTGAAGTTAAGAAATTTTAGAAGATTCATTGACTATATACCTATTGTGTTTGATTTGTTTGGTACTGTcacatttaatgttttaaaggGTCACATCCTGTGTTTGGAGAGGAGGATAATATAACTCATGATGTTGTGGAATCTGACTTTGATATTAGTAACTGGACTGAATTAGACTTAATGGAAGTGAAAGACTTGCCTAGTGGAGTCCTTTGTCCTTATTATGATTACGAGTATGAAGAGGACATGGAAGAAGACATTCCCATGGAAGTGGatgaattattttattgtagGTATGTTAACAATCAAAACCAGTGCTGGGCTGCTGCTATATTACTAAAATTTTGGATGTCGTATATCTGCCTCCAGATCCATTGTCTCCAGTTAACCTGATAGTGGACTCCATGTTCAACAGCTCATACTCCTGCAACCTTACTGTGACCTGCAGTACATATAACTTTGACATCaacagcatttttaaatgtaataacaaAACTTGCCATCAAGAGGGAGGAGAGCAAAGAGAGACCTGGTGGTGGGCCAACATTGCTCTTCATGTCTACATGTCAGATGGATCCATCATATGTAACTACAGCAATGAAGTAAACTGGACCAAGGATATGATAGAGATTGGACAGTTTTGTCCTCGAAATGTCGGTAAGTCAGataagcagattttttttttctgataacaTTTTCCAGCCTGGAAATTCACTGTAAGCCTAAAAACATTTGGATAACATGCAAACATGCATTATGTTATtg
It includes:
- the LOC101482616 gene encoding uncharacterized protein LOC101482616, with product MSFVVMVALLFCSEILGSHPVFGEEDNITHDVVESDFDISNWTELDLMEVKDLPSGVLCPYYDYEYEEDMEEDIPMEVDELFYYPLSPVNLIVDSMFNSSYSCNLTVTCSTYNFDINSIFKCNNKTCHQEGGEQRETWWWANIALHVYMSDGSIICNYSNEVNWTKDMIEIGQFCPRNVGSESFSDGVSFCMVKTAVFSVGLIIMVFAVITVHLIEKLQKQN